In Corylus avellana chromosome ca2, CavTom2PMs-1.0, the following proteins share a genomic window:
- the LOC132169452 gene encoding uncharacterized protein LOC132169452: MALSSAFRERLEHMELTRNQRLSLLQAEKEWQANKSQVLASKHANIRSMEQRCLVLEQKIASQSFKISALKSKIETLDAKYCTVSQHWRVLKSEVEELGQLEKERDRFYELKSCEMKEFRENVEKFVVECRMRVEELRNRIKEHQTSLMKFQGGNEYFYNSEIEVAEKSKSELMAVKENLDRNLASNYQLRAQLQKQLQNISY; the protein is encoded by the exons ATGGCGCTTTCCTCTGCATTCCGCGAACGGCTCGAGCACATGGAACTTACCAGAAACCAACGTCTCTCTCTCCTCCAG GCAGAGAAAGAATGGCAGGCGAACAAGTCTCAGGTGTTGGCGTCGAAGCACGCGAACATCAGGTCCATGGAGCAACGGTGCTTGGTGCTCGAACAAAAGATCGCATCGCAGAGCTTCAAGATCTCGGCCCTGAAGTCCAAAATCGAGACCCTCGATGCCAAATACTGCACCGTTTCGCAACATTGGAG GGTTTTGAAAAGTGAGGTGGAGGAGCTTGGGCAGTTGGAGAAGGAGAGGGATAGGTTTTACGAATTGAAGAGCTGTGAGATGAAGGAATTTAGAGAAAATGTGGAGAAGTTCGTTGTGGAATGTCGAATGCGTGTTGAGGAATTGAGGAACCGCATAAAAGAG CACCAGACAAGCCTTATGAAATTCCAAGGTGGCAATGAATATTTCTATAATTCTGAGATAGAAGTAGCTGAAAAGAGTAAGTCTGAACTTATGGCCGTGAAAGAGAATTTGGATAGGAACTTGGCTTCTAATTACCAACTAAGAGCACAGCTGCAAAAGCAGCTTCAGAATATATCATACTGA
- the LOC132172977 gene encoding uncharacterized protein LOC132172977, with amino-acid sequence MADELALDLEELRHLQSIAKRPRIVSLISSEISNLEKLSKEAVAAASSQIPTPISAAPTVPSTPALKYTTLASFSWDQDDDKVKIYISLEGVEQEKIETEFKPVSFDVKFHDVQGKNYRSAIAKLNKEIVPDKCKVVVKPTRCIITLFKASKGNWLDLQFKEDKLKPNMDKERDPMAGIMDLMKNMYEEGDEEMKRTIAKAWTDARSGKAADPLKGFR; translated from the exons ATGGCGGACGAACTGGCTCTAGACTTGGAGGAGCTTCGTCACCTGCAAAGCATCGCCAAGAGGCCTCGCATCGTCTCCCTCATCTCCTCCGAGATTAGCAACCTCGAGAAG TTGTCAAAAGAGGCTGTCGCTGCAGCTTCCTCGCAAATTCCAACTCCCATTTCAGCTGCTCCTACGGTGCCCTCAACCCCAGCATTGAAATATACTACTCTTGCATCATTCAGCTGGGATCAGGACGATGACAAAGTCAAG ATATATATATCCCTAGAGGGAGTTGAGCAGGAGAAAATTGAAACCGAATTTAAGCCAGTTTCGTTTGATGTGAAATTCCATGATGTCCAAGGGAAGAACTACCGATCTGCCATTGCTAAATTGAACAAGGAGATTGTTCCAGATAAGTGCAAGGTGGTTGTTAAGCCTACAAGGTGCATTATTACATTATTCAAAGCTTCAAAGGGGAACTGGTTAGATTTGCAGTTTAAAGAGGACAAG CTGAAGCCAAATATGGATAAAGAACGGGATCCCATGGCTGGAATCATGGATCTAATGAAG AACATGTACGAGGAAGGGGACGAGGAAATGAAACGGACAATTGCAAAAGCATGGACAGATGCAAGGTCTGGCAAGGCAGCTGACCCTCTAAAGGGATTTCGTTGA